In the Sarcophilus harrisii chromosome 3, mSarHar1.11, whole genome shotgun sequence genome, one interval contains:
- the LOC100932522 gene encoding tubulin alpha-1D chain isoform X2, protein MRECISIHVGQAGVQIGNACWELYCLEHGIQPDGQMPSDKTIGGGDDSFNTFFSETGAGKHVPRAVFVDLEPTVIDEVRTGTYRQLFHPEQLITGKEDAANNYARGHYTIGKELIDLVLDRIRKLADQCTGLQGFLIFHSFGGGTGSGFTSLLMERLSVDYGKKSKLEFSIYPAPQISTAVVEPYNSILTTHTTLEHSDCAFMVDNEAIYDICRRNLDIERPTYTNLNRLIGQIVSSITASLRFDGALNVDLTEFQTNLVPYPRIHFPLATYAPVISAEKAYHEQLSVSEITNACFEPANQMVKCDPRHGKYMACCLLYRGDVVPKDVNAAIATIKTKRTIQFVDWCPTGFKVGINYQPPTVVPGGDLAKVQRAVCMLSNTTAIAEAWARLDHKFDLMYAKRAFVHWYVGEGMEEGEFSEAREDMAALEKDYEEVGMDSLEGEGEEEEGEEY, encoded by the exons ATG cGTGAGTGTATTTCAATCCATGTGGGTCAGGCTGGTGTGCAGATTGGTAATGCCTGTTGGGAGCTGTACTGCCTGGAGCATGGCATTCAACCTGATGGGCAGATGCCCAGTGACAAGACCATTGGAGGGGGTGATGACTCCTTCAATACCTTCTTCAGTGAAACTGGGGCTGGCAAGCATGTGCCTCGGGCTGTCTTTGTGGACTTGGAGCCCACAGTAATTG ATGAGGTTCGAACTGGCACCTACCGCCAGCTTTTCCATCCAGAGCAGCTCATCACAGGCAAGGAAGATGCTGCCAACAATTATGCACGAGGCCACTACACTATCGGGAAAGAACTTATTGACTTGGTACTAGATCGTATCCGAAAGCTG GCTGACCAATGTACAGGACTCCAGGGTTTCCTCATTTTCCATAGCTTTGGGGGTGGCACCGGCTCTGGCTTCACCTCCCTGTTGATGGAACGGCTCTCAGTAGACTATGGCAAAAAGTCCAAGCTGGAGTTCTCTATCTATCCGGCGCCCCAAATTTCTACAGCCGTGGTAGAGCCCTACAACTCCATCCTGACCACCCACACCACCCTCGAGCACTCCGACTGTGCCTTCATGGTGGACAATGAGGCCATCTATGACATCTGCCGCCGAAACCTGGACATCGAACGTCCCACTTACACCAACCTCAATCGTCTCATAGGTCAGATTGTTTCTTCTATCACAGCTTCTCTGCGCTTTGATGGCGCCCTTAATGTAGACCTAACAGAGTTCCAGACCAACCTGGTGCCTTATCCTAGAATCCATTTTCCCCTGGCCACATATGCACCTGTCATCTCGGCCGAGAAGGCCTACCACGAGCAGCTCTCGGTGTCCGAGATCACCAACGCCTGCTTTGAGCCGGCCAACCAGATGGTGAAGTGCGACCCTCGTCATGGCAAATACATGGCCTGCTGCCTCCTGTACCGTGGCGACGTGGTGCCCAAAGACGTCAATGCTGCCATCGCAACCATCAAGACCAAGCGTACCATTCAATTTGTGGACTGGTGCCCCACTGGCTTCAAGGTTGGCATCAACTACCAGCCGCCCACCGTGGTCCCTGGTGGGGACCTGGCCAAGGTGCAGCGGGCGGTGTGTATGCTGAGCAACACAACCGCCATTGCTGAAGCCTGGGCTCGCCTGGACCACAAGTTTGACCTGATGTATGCCAAGAGGGCGTTTGTGCACTGGTATGTAGGTGAGGGTATGGAGGAAGGAGAGTTCTCCGAGGCTCGGGAGGACATGGCAGCCCTGGAGAAAGATTACGAGGAGGTGGGCATGGATAGtttggaaggggaaggggaggaagaagagggagaggagtaCTAA
- the LOC100932522 gene encoding tubulin alpha-1D chain isoform X1, whose translation MGKADFKMRQSGLGVGHWGLNHMRAHSAKNTEHKKFRGPLQKRECISIHVGQAGVQIGNACWELYCLEHGIQPDGQMPSDKTIGGGDDSFNTFFSETGAGKHVPRAVFVDLEPTVIDEVRTGTYRQLFHPEQLITGKEDAANNYARGHYTIGKELIDLVLDRIRKLADQCTGLQGFLIFHSFGGGTGSGFTSLLMERLSVDYGKKSKLEFSIYPAPQISTAVVEPYNSILTTHTTLEHSDCAFMVDNEAIYDICRRNLDIERPTYTNLNRLIGQIVSSITASLRFDGALNVDLTEFQTNLVPYPRIHFPLATYAPVISAEKAYHEQLSVSEITNACFEPANQMVKCDPRHGKYMACCLLYRGDVVPKDVNAAIATIKTKRTIQFVDWCPTGFKVGINYQPPTVVPGGDLAKVQRAVCMLSNTTAIAEAWARLDHKFDLMYAKRAFVHWYVGEGMEEGEFSEAREDMAALEKDYEEVGMDSLEGEGEEEEGEEY comes from the exons ATG ggaaAAGCAGATTTTAAAATGAGGCAAAGCGGTTTGGGAGTGGGACATTGGGGTCTGAACCATATGCGCGCTCATTCAGCTAAGAATACTGAGCACAAGAAGTTCAGGGGTCCCCTCCAAAAG cGTGAGTGTATTTCAATCCATGTGGGTCAGGCTGGTGTGCAGATTGGTAATGCCTGTTGGGAGCTGTACTGCCTGGAGCATGGCATTCAACCTGATGGGCAGATGCCCAGTGACAAGACCATTGGAGGGGGTGATGACTCCTTCAATACCTTCTTCAGTGAAACTGGGGCTGGCAAGCATGTGCCTCGGGCTGTCTTTGTGGACTTGGAGCCCACAGTAATTG ATGAGGTTCGAACTGGCACCTACCGCCAGCTTTTCCATCCAGAGCAGCTCATCACAGGCAAGGAAGATGCTGCCAACAATTATGCACGAGGCCACTACACTATCGGGAAAGAACTTATTGACTTGGTACTAGATCGTATCCGAAAGCTG GCTGACCAATGTACAGGACTCCAGGGTTTCCTCATTTTCCATAGCTTTGGGGGTGGCACCGGCTCTGGCTTCACCTCCCTGTTGATGGAACGGCTCTCAGTAGACTATGGCAAAAAGTCCAAGCTGGAGTTCTCTATCTATCCGGCGCCCCAAATTTCTACAGCCGTGGTAGAGCCCTACAACTCCATCCTGACCACCCACACCACCCTCGAGCACTCCGACTGTGCCTTCATGGTGGACAATGAGGCCATCTATGACATCTGCCGCCGAAACCTGGACATCGAACGTCCCACTTACACCAACCTCAATCGTCTCATAGGTCAGATTGTTTCTTCTATCACAGCTTCTCTGCGCTTTGATGGCGCCCTTAATGTAGACCTAACAGAGTTCCAGACCAACCTGGTGCCTTATCCTAGAATCCATTTTCCCCTGGCCACATATGCACCTGTCATCTCGGCCGAGAAGGCCTACCACGAGCAGCTCTCGGTGTCCGAGATCACCAACGCCTGCTTTGAGCCGGCCAACCAGATGGTGAAGTGCGACCCTCGTCATGGCAAATACATGGCCTGCTGCCTCCTGTACCGTGGCGACGTGGTGCCCAAAGACGTCAATGCTGCCATCGCAACCATCAAGACCAAGCGTACCATTCAATTTGTGGACTGGTGCCCCACTGGCTTCAAGGTTGGCATCAACTACCAGCCGCCCACCGTGGTCCCTGGTGGGGACCTGGCCAAGGTGCAGCGGGCGGTGTGTATGCTGAGCAACACAACCGCCATTGCTGAAGCCTGGGCTCGCCTGGACCACAAGTTTGACCTGATGTATGCCAAGAGGGCGTTTGTGCACTGGTATGTAGGTGAGGGTATGGAGGAAGGAGAGTTCTCCGAGGCTCGGGAGGACATGGCAGCCCTGGAGAAAGATTACGAGGAGGTGGGCATGGATAGtttggaaggggaaggggaggaagaagagggagaggagtaCTAA